Part of the Gemmatimonadota bacterium genome, CTTCGGCGAGCGGTTCGCCCTCGAACCAGGCGGTGACGGTGCGGTCGGCCAGTGCCTCGTCGACGACGACGGGGACGCCGAAGTGCGCGGACATTTCCTCCCCTACCATGCGCAGCGGGGTGGACTGAAAGAGCAGCAGGCCGCCCGGCCAGTCGAGCAGGGGTGAGAGGTCCGGATAGGATCTCACCGAGAAGTCTCCGCCCTCGGTCAACCTGGCCACCTGACCCGGCTCCATGGTGACGGCGTGGCCGGCGTCCGTCTCGAGCGCGACGCGTCCCTCGACCAGAATCACCCTCAGGGCGTCGCCGTCGCTGGCCACCTCGAAGCGGGTTCCCATAACCACGACGCGGGCCCGCTCCGTTTGCACCGTGAACGGCAGCTCCGGGTCGGAGGCGATCGCGAAGAACGCGCGACCGCTCAGGCGCGCCGTGCGCTCATTGTCGGTCTGCGCGACCCTGAGGCGCGCGCCGGGCGCGAGCCGCGCGATGCTCCCATCGGGCAGCGCGGCGGTGGTTGACGCGGCGCCCGATACGTACTCGACTTCGGCTCGTGGCGGGTCATCGAAGGACGCGCGGCCCGCCCAGACGCCAATGCCCGCGGCGGCGATCAGCACCGCCGCGGCGAGCGGCCAGATCTCGCGCCGCCGGACGGCGCGCGCGAAGCGGCCTCTGATCTGGCGCCGTTCTAGACTGGCGCCGCGCCGCGCGATGACATCGGCGGAGGGGACTTCGGGCACTCCGACGCGCCAAGCGAGCAGGGCGGAGGCCTCCCAGATCGCCTCCACGTCCCGGAAATACGACTCGTTTTCCGGCGCTTCGTCGCGCCAGCCAGCCACGCGGCGTGCTTCCACGGCGTCGGAATCGCCGGCCAGCACCCGCAAGATCGCCTCGTCGAAGTCAGCCCGCATCGGGACCCTCCTTTCGGCGCGAGTTCTCGGGTCGCGCAACGCCCGCGGGAAGGTGCGCCGCCAGCGCGGTACGCAGATCGCGCAGCGCGAGGCTCATCTGGTTGGCGACCGACTGGCGTGCCAGGCCGGTGACCTCGGCGATTTCCGCGTAGCTGAGGTCGCTCTCGCGGGCCAGCAGGAAGATCTCGCGCCGCCGCGCCGGCAGCGCGTCCACTGCGTCACGAGCCGCCAGCGCGATCTCCGTCAGCGCCGCGTCGTCGTCCGGCTGGCGCGGCTCCACGAGGGTGTCGAGGTCATGCCGTGGGGCCTTGAGCCGCGGCGAACGCAGCACGTCCAGGGCTGCGTTCCTGGCCACGCGGTGAAGCAGCGCCGGGGCGTTGCCGTCGGCCCACCTGACGCGATTGGCCCACAGCCGCACGAAGGCGTGCTGCGCGGCGTCTTCGGCGGCCTCCCAGCGCCCCAGCAGCCGGAACGCATATTGGACGAGCGCCGGCCAGTGACGCTCAAGGAGCATCGCAAGCGCGGCCTCGTCGTCCGCCGCGACCCGGCGCATCAGCTGTCTATCGTCCGTGTTCATCATCCCTATGACGGGTCAACCCGGTCATACTACCATGTGATGGCTTGAACGCCGCCCGCCCCGCCGGTGTCGAACCCGGGTGAACGGCGACCACCCGGGGCGCCGGGCCTACCCAGAAGAGAAAGCCTCATGCTCCAGGCGACCCCCTTTCGAGCGTCTCTCCTCGCCCTCACGATCGCGGGGCTCGCCGGACCGACCGCCGCTGTCGCCCAGGGCTCGATCCCCGGCGCGCTTCGCCGCGTGGCGCCGGACGGCACGGCGTACCTGGTCAACCTGCCTGAGAGCTACGACGCCGCGGACCTGCCCGTCCCGGTGATTCTGTTCCTGCACGGAGGCGATCGATCCAACACGCGCAACCACCCGCTGCGCTTTGCGCGCGCGGCGGGCCTGAACATTGAATTCATCGTGATAGCTCCCCACTGCGCGCCAGGGTGCCGTTGGGAGGCGGTGGACTTCGACGCGCTACTGGAGCAGGTGAGCGAGGAGTTCCGGGTGGACGGGTCGAGGGTCTACCTGACCGGTTACAGCATGGGTGGATACGGGTCGTGGGACCTGCTCGGACGCAGCCCGGGCTGGTTCGCGGCCGCCGCGCCCATAGCCGGAGGGGGTGACCCGCGCGCCATATGCGCTGCCAGAGGCGTGGCCATCCGCGCGTATCACGGCGACCGGGATGACGTCATCCCGCACAGCCGCTCGGCGCAGATGGTCGACGCGCTGAAGGCCTGCGACGGCGACGCCGAGCTGATCACCTACGAAGGCGTCGACCACGGATCGTGGCCCATCACCTTCCGCGACCCGGACTTCTACTCTTGGCTACTCGAGCATCGGCGGTCGGGCGACTGACCCGCGCGCGGACGCCTAGCGCCGCTTCGCGACGACGCCGAATCCGACGGTGACCGCCAGCTCGCTCCGGCGGTCATCGACCCAGAAGCGGTAGAGGCCTTCCCAGCGGATGCCAACGCGGTCGCCCAACGGCCAGCGGTAGCCCGCGCCGCCGCCCACGCCGAAATCCGAGTCGGTCACGTCCGCGCCGGTCTGGAGCTCCCTCGAGCGGTCGATGGAGGCGTCGCCGAAGGCGTAGAAGGATCCCCGTCGCGGGTCGCTGGAGTACCACACGCCGCGCGCGGAGGCGGCCACGGTGCCCACGTTCTCATCCCGGTCGTCGTCGCGCACGAACTGGTAGCTGAAGTGTGGCTCGAACGCTATCTGGCGGGCTACGAAGATCGTGGCCCAGACGGTCGGCCGGCCGAGCAGGCCTCCGCCCGGGATACCGAACTGAAACAGCGTCGGTTCGTTCTGTAGCTCGTCAGATGACCGGTAGGTAAAGCCGGCCTGCGTGCCCACCTCGATCCGTCCCTGCGCCGTGACCGGGGTCGCCGTGACGGCCAGAATCCCCGACAGAACCACCGCTTTCCACGCCCGCATGACCATCTCCGCTGTGCTGGTTTCGATCACCCGCCGGAACCGCACCGGGACCCGGCTGTTTTCAACGCCGCGCGCTCGCGCTAGTGTCCTGGTGTTCGCCGCGTTCGACCACAGTGACATCCTCCAGAGGCCGCATGCACCGCACCCTCCGAGCCGCCTGCGCGGCTTGCCGAGGCACGACCCCGGCCGCGCTCCTCTTAGCCGCTTCGACAATGACCTCAGCGCCGCTCGGGGGCCAGGCTCCCGATTCGACCCCGAACGAAGCCGACATTCCCGCGCCGGTGCCCGTGGAGCTGGAGCTCGCGGGTTCGGGTCGGCCGGACATCGTGCGCTTCCTGAACGTGCGCACCGCCATCGCCCCGTCCCTGTCTCCGGACGGGAAATCCCTCGCCTTCCGCACGTCCGTGAGCGGCGAGCCGCAGCTCTGGGTGGTCGACGCGGCCGGCGGATGGCCGTCCCAGCTTACGTTCGGCGCACCCGTGACCCAACACGCCTGGTCGCCCGCCGGCGACGGCATCCTCTACGCCGTGGACCGCGGCGGCAACGAACGCGAGGGCTACTACCTGATCAGCCCGGACGGCACTCGCGAGCGCGAGCTGCTGGCGCCCGCCGATGCCTTCCGGGCGTTCGGCGGCTTCACCCGCGACGGAACCCGCATCGCGTACGGTTCCACCGCGCGCAACGGCCTCGACTTCGACATCTTCCTGCTCGACATCGAAACGGGATCGACGCGCGAGGTCTTCCGCGGACGGCCGGGCCTCTATCCCGTGTCCTGGCGCCCCGACGGCGGCGCGGCGCTCCTGTCGGAATCCCGCGGGGAAGACTCCAACGCGCTCCACTTGCTCGACGTGGAGACGGGCGTGACGCGCACGCTCTTCGACACGCCGGAGCGGTCCTCATACGGGCCGTACGCCTGGGAACCGGACGGTTCGGGGTTCTACATGGTCACGAACCACGACCGCGAGTACGCGGGGATCGCGCGCTACGAAGCGGCCGGTGGGGAGCTTGCATGGGTCGAAACGCCCGGCGGCCGGGACGTGGACGACGTGGCCCTGTCCTGGGACGGACGCTACCTGATCTGGTCGGTCAACGAAGGCGGGTACGGAGCCCTGTTTGCGCGCGACCTGGAGTCCGGGGAGATGCTCGCCGCGCCCCAGGTCCCGGCAGGGATCTACGGCGTGGAGTGGGCGCCGGGCCCGAGCGTGGTCACGATCACCGTGCGCGCCCCCGGCGTGCCCGGCGATATCTGGACCTGGGACCCCGCCAGCGGACGGACCGCGCGGGCCACGAGGTCGGACGCGGCGGGTCTGGACATGGGCCGGATGGTGGCGCCCACCGCGCACTCCTTCGACGCCAGGGACGGCCGCACGCTGTACGGGCTCTACTATCGGCCGCCGGGGCTGCCCGAGGGCGCCCGGCCGCCCGTCTTGCTCGCGGTGCACGGCGGCCCGACGGCGCAGGCCAGGCCCGCCTTCCGGGCGGACCTCCAGTACCTGCTGACCCGCGGCATCGCCGTGTTCGAGCTCAACTACCGGGGCTCGACCGGCTTCGGGAAGGCGTACGCGCGGCTGAACGACGGCCGGCTGCGGGAAGGCGAGATCTACGATCTGGAGGACGCCGTCCGCTGGCTCGGCGAGACGGAGCTCGCAGACCCCGAGCGCGTCGCGGTCATGGGCGGTTCGTACGGAGGCTATCTGACGATGGCGGCTTTGGCTCGTCTGCCTGACGTCTTCCGCGCCGGCGTGGCGTTCGTGGGGGTCTCCAACTGGATCACGGCGCTCGAGGGAGCTTCGCCGCAACTGAAGGCGAGCGACCGCATCGAGTACGGCGACATCGATGACCCGGATGACCGCGCCTTCTTCGAGGCCATCTCTCCCATCGCCCACGTCGACAACGTGAGCGCGCCCATCATGGTGCTGCACGGCGCCAACGACCCGCGCGACCCGGTGGAGGAATCCGACCAGTACGTGCGCGCGATCCGGGAGCTTGGCGGGGAGGTCCAGTACCTGCGCTTTCCCGACGAGGGGCACGGCATCCGCAAGCTGGCCAACCGGATCATAGCCTACCGCCGGATCGCGGATTTCCTGGAGCGTCGTCTGGAGGTCGAGGGCCAGGGAGACCAGGCGTCGTGAGCGCCGCCCTCCGGGCGATGACCGGCGCGGATTGGCCGCGTGTAGCCGCGATATACCGCGCAGGGATGGAGTCGGGGAACGCCACGTTCGAAACCGCCGTGCCGTCCTGGGAGGACTGGGACGCGGCACACCTGGCTACGCCGCGCCTCGTGGCCGACGCCGCCGGTGAGGTGGCCGGGTGGGCCGCGCTCAGCGCCTATGCCGATCGCTGCGTCTACGGGGGCGTCGCCGACGTGAGCGTATACGTGGCGACCGCCGCGCGCGGCAGGGGCCTCGGGCGCGTTCTCCTGGACGGGCTGGTCGCCGGCTCCGAGGAGTCCGGCATCTGGACGCTGCAGGCGGGCGTCTTTCCGGAGAACGAGGCCAGCCTGATACTCCACGAGCGGGCCGGATTCAGGCGCGTGGGCGTGCGCGAGCGCATCGGCAAGATGGGCGGGCGCTGGCGCGATGTGGTGCTGCTGGAACGTCGCAGCGATGTCGCCGGGGTGGACCGATGACGCGCCTTCTGACCGACCTCGAGTCGGCCGTTCGTCTGATCGTCTACGGCCGCTTCACGGACACGGGGTCGGCCCCCTCGGTGTCCGAGATCGCCGCCGGCGTAGGCGCGGAGGATGAGGCCGTCAGGGAGGCGCTCGAGGGGCTCGAAGCCAAGCACGCGCTGACCCTCGATCCCGTCGATCGGTCGGTGCTCATGGCGCACCCGTTTTCAGCCGTGCCCACTCCGTACCCGGTAACCGCGGGCGGGCTGCGCTACTTCGCCTGCTGTGCCTGGGACGCGCTGGCGATGCCGCCGATGTTGGGGCGGGACGCGCTCATCGAGGCGACCTGCGCCGAGAGCGGAGAGCCGCTGGAGTTCCGCATGGACGGCCGCGGACGCGAGCCGAGCGGTCCGGGCGCCGGCGGGGTGGTGCACATCCTGGTGCCGTTCGGTCGCTTCTGGGATGACGTCGGCTTCACCTGACGGACCATCCTACTCTTCCGGTCGGAGGAGCAAGTGCGGCTCTGGCTGACGCGCCACGACTTTGCCGCCGGCGCGATCGTGCCCGTGCCGATCCTGCACCGGCTCACGCGCG contains:
- a CDS encoding sigma-70 family RNA polymerase sigma factor, coding for MRRVAADDEAALAMLLERHWPALVQYAFRLLGRWEAAEDAAQHAFVRLWANRVRWADGNAPALLHRVARNAALDVLRSPRLKAPRHDLDTLVEPRQPDDDAALTEIALAARDAVDALPARRREIFLLARESDLSYAEIAEVTGLARQSVANQMSLALRDLRTALAAHLPAGVARPENSRRKEGPDAG
- a CDS encoding dienelactone hydrolase family protein; the protein is MLQATPFRASLLALTIAGLAGPTAAVAQGSIPGALRRVAPDGTAYLVNLPESYDAADLPVPVILFLHGGDRSNTRNHPLRFARAAGLNIEFIVIAPHCAPGCRWEAVDFDALLEQVSEEFRVDGSRVYLTGYSMGGYGSWDLLGRSPGWFAAAAPIAGGGDPRAICAARGVAIRAYHGDRDDVIPHSRSAQMVDALKACDGDAELITYEGVDHGSWPITFRDPDFYSWLLEHRRSGD
- a CDS encoding outer membrane beta-barrel protein gives rise to the protein MRAWKAVVLSGILAVTATPVTAQGRIEVGTQAGFTYRSSDELQNEPTLFQFGIPGGGLLGRPTVWATIFVARQIAFEPHFSYQFVRDDDRDENVGTVAASARGVWYSSDPRRGSFYAFGDASIDRSRELQTGADVTDSDFGVGGGAGYRWPLGDRVGIRWEGLYRFWVDDRRSELAVTVGFGVVAKRR
- a CDS encoding FecR domain-containing protein, yielding MRADFDEAILRVLAGDSDAVEARRVAGWRDEAPENESYFRDVEAIWEASALLAWRVGVPEVPSADVIARRGASLERRQIRGRFARAVRRREIWPLAAAVLIAAAGIGVWAGRASFDDPPRAEVEYVSGAASTTAALPDGSIARLAPGARLRVAQTDNERTARLSGRAFFAIASDPELPFTVQTERARVVVMGTRFEVASDGDALRVILVEGRVALETDAGHAVTMEPGQVARLTEGGDFSVRSYPDLSPLLDWPGGLLLFQSTPLRMVGEEMSAHFGVPVVVDEALADRTVTAWFEGEPLAEVAESICLLVQGRCTVDPSEVRIER
- a CDS encoding N-acetyltransferase family protein yields the protein MTGADWPRVAAIYRAGMESGNATFETAVPSWEDWDAAHLATPRLVADAAGEVAGWAALSAYADRCVYGGVADVSVYVATAARGRGLGRVLLDGLVAGSEESGIWTLQAGVFPENEASLILHERAGFRRVGVRERIGKMGGRWRDVVLLERRSDVAGVDR
- the merB gene encoding organomercurial lyase translates to MTRLLTDLESAVRLIVYGRFTDTGSAPSVSEIAAGVGAEDEAVREALEGLEAKHALTLDPVDRSVLMAHPFSAVPTPYPVTAGGLRYFACCAWDALAMPPMLGRDALIEATCAESGEPLEFRMDGRGREPSGPGAGGVVHILVPFGRFWDDVGFT
- a CDS encoding S9 family peptidase, whose protein sequence is MTSAPLGGQAPDSTPNEADIPAPVPVELELAGSGRPDIVRFLNVRTAIAPSLSPDGKSLAFRTSVSGEPQLWVVDAAGGWPSQLTFGAPVTQHAWSPAGDGILYAVDRGGNEREGYYLISPDGTRERELLAPADAFRAFGGFTRDGTRIAYGSTARNGLDFDIFLLDIETGSTREVFRGRPGLYPVSWRPDGGAALLSESRGEDSNALHLLDVETGVTRTLFDTPERSSYGPYAWEPDGSGFYMVTNHDREYAGIARYEAAGGELAWVETPGGRDVDDVALSWDGRYLIWSVNEGGYGALFARDLESGEMLAAPQVPAGIYGVEWAPGPSVVTITVRAPGVPGDIWTWDPASGRTARATRSDAAGLDMGRMVAPTAHSFDARDGRTLYGLYYRPPGLPEGARPPVLLAVHGGPTAQARPAFRADLQYLLTRGIAVFELNYRGSTGFGKAYARLNDGRLREGEIYDLEDAVRWLGETELADPERVAVMGGSYGGYLTMAALARLPDVFRAGVAFVGVSNWITALEGASPQLKASDRIEYGDIDDPDDRAFFEAISPIAHVDNVSAPIMVLHGANDPRDPVEESDQYVRAIRELGGEVQYLRFPDEGHGIRKLANRIIAYRRIADFLERRLEVEGQGDQAS